In Parafrankia discariae, the genomic stretch AGCTCGCCGGCGTAGAACACCAGCACCCGGTCGCAGAGTTCGGCGATGACGGCGAGGTCGTGCGAGACGGCCAGGACGGCCAGCCCGCGCTCGTCACGCAGCCGGGCCAGCAGTTCCAGCACCTCGGCCTGGATGGTGACGTCGAGGGCGGTCGTCGCCTCGTCGGCGACGAGGAGCTCCGGCTCGCCGGAGACCGCGATCGCCAGCACGACCCGCTGCAGCATGCCGCCGGACAGTTCGTGCGGGTACTGGTGGTAGACCCGCTCGGGCTCGTGCAGGCCCATCGCGTCGAACAGCGCCACCGCGGCGGTGCGGGCCTCCCGGCGCGGCTTGCCGACCTTCACCCGCAGCTGCTCGGCGAGCTGGTGGCCGACCGTCTGCGACGGGTTGAGGTAGGAGGCCGGGTCCTGGAACACCGCGGAGATCCGGGTGCCGCGCAGCTGCTCCCAGGCCCGCCGGGGCAGCCCGACCAGCGACGTGCCGGCGAAGTCGATCGTGCCGCCGGTCACCGAGCAGCCGGGCGCGAGCACCCCGAGTACCGACCGGCAGACCAGTGTCTTGCCGCTGCCGGACTCCCCGACGATCCCGACGGCCTCGCCGCGCCGCACCTCGAACGACACGCCGTGGACGGCCTCGGTCCGCCCGCCGCCGATGGAGACCCGGACGCCGTCGACCGTCAGCAGCTGGTCCCCCCGGCCGCTTCCCGACTCAGGCATGGACCCTCTCCTCCTGCTCGGGGATGGCCGCGCCCGGCGCACCCGGGACGGCCGTGGCTCCCGTGCCGGCCGGCACGGCCTCCGGCCGGGGCGCGCGGCGGCCGATCGGATCCACCGCGATGCCCGTGGTGTCCCGGATCGCGTCGGCGATGGCGTTCAGCGAACCGGCGGTCAGCATGATGGCCAGCGCCGGGAGCGCCGGCGCCCACGGCTGCTGGGCCAGGAACCCCAGGTCGCTGGAGAGCATCCCGCCCCAGGTCGGGGCCGGCGGCTTCACCCCGATCCCGAGGAACGACAGCGAGGACACGGCCAGCAGCGCGGCCGCGGACAGCTGCGCGGTGGTGACGGCGACCGTCGGGAGGACCTTCGACCAGATGTGGGTCCGGATGATCCAGCCGCGGGACGCGCCGAGCAGCTCGGCGACCTCGACGTACTGGGCCCGGGTGAAGCCGAGCGCCGCCGCCCGGGTGACCCGGAAGAACAGCGGTGCCAGCAGCACCCCGATGGCGAGCATCGCCTGGTCGCGGCCGTTGCCGATGATCCCGGTCACGGCGATCGCGAAGATGATGTAGGGCAGGGTCATCACCGCGTCCACCAGGCGCTGCGCCACCCATTCGAAGACCCGGCCGAAGACGACCGAGCCCAGTCCCGTCGGCACGCCGAGCAGGAACGCCACCGCGACCGCCTCCGCGGCGCCGACGACCGACCGGCCGGTGGCGTCCATCAGCCGGCTGAGCACGTCCCGGCCGAGGTAGTCGGTGCCGAGCCAGTGCGCCCCGCTCGGGCCGGCCAGCAGGTTGGAGGTGTCCTGGGCGAGCGGGTCGGACGGGGCCAGCGCCCCGCCGGCGAACCCGAGTACGACGACCACCCCGAGGATCGCCAGCGCGATCTTCGTGGACCGCAGCCGCACGGCCCGCCGCAACGGGCCCGCCGCCTTGCGCGTCGCTGCCTTGCGCGTCATTGTTCCTGCCTCTTCGCGTGCGGTGTCAGGCGCAGCAGCGCGGCGTTCACCAGGAGGTTGCAGACCACGACGAGCCCGATCATGGTGATCAGCACGCCCTGGATCACCGGGATGTCGCCCCGGCTCGCCGCCTCCAGCCCGAGCTTGCCCAGGCCCGGCAGGTTGAAGACGGCCTCGGCGACGACCATGGCCCCGATGACCTGGGGGATGTAGTAGCCCAGCAGGGTCAGGGCCGGTCCGGCGGCGTTGCGCAGGGCGTGCCCGAAGACGACCCGCCGTCTCGTCAGGCCGCGGACGTCCGCCCCGATGACGTAGTTCGCCCGCAGCTCCCCGACGAGGGAGGTGCGCAGCTGGCGGGCCAGGCCCGCGGCGGCCTCCACCGAGAGCGCGAACCCCGGCAGGATGGCGAACCGCAACCACTGGCCCGGATCCTCGGTGAACGGCACGTAGCCACCGGAGGGCAGGATCGGGACCGTCACCGCGAACAGCACGATCAGCCCGATGCCGATGACGAACGGCGGCACGGTGGCCACCGCCGAGCACAGCATGGTGACCGCCCGGTCGAACCAGCCGCCGGAGGACAGCGCCGCCCCGATGCCGAGCGCGCCGCCGATCAGGACGGCGAGCAGCACGGAGAGGAGGGCGATCGACACGTTCACCGGCAGCGCCTGGCTGATGCTGTCGGTGACCGGGAGCGTGGTGAAGTAGGACCGCCCGAGGTCGCCGGTGAGGGCGTGGCCGAGCCAGCTGACGTACTGGACGAGGAACGGCCGGTCGAGCCCGAAGTAGTGGTTCATCCGGTCGATGTCCGCCGGGGTCGCGGTCTCGCCGAGCACCTGGGCCGCCGGATTGGTGTCGCTGAGGGCCCCCATCGCGTAGGTGATGAAGGTGGAGAGCAGCACCACCGGGATGCCGACCGACAGCGCGCTGCGCAGCGGCCGGGCGAGCGCCCTGCCCCAACCGGCCCGCCGGCCGGCCGGCGGGTCAGCCGCCGCGCCGGCCGGCTCGACCGCCGGGCTGATCTCGAGTGTCGTCATCTGGAGCCCTCACCGTCGGTGGCTGGCATTACCCGACCCGAACGCCCTCGAAACGCTGCACCGCCAGGTAGCTGCCCAGCTCCGAGACGTTCTTCTTGCGGGCGAGAACGCGCGGCGTGGTGAAGAGGAAGATGTTCGGCATCTTCTCGACCGCGATCTTCGTGGCGGCCCGCAGCACCGTCGGGTACGACGGGTCGTCCAGCGGGGTCTCCCGCACCTTCTGCAGCGCCGCGGTCAGTTCCGGGGGCGTCTGCCGGCCGGGGTTCATCAGACCCTGGTCGCCGAACAGCACCTGGAACGCCTGGACGGCCGAGTCACGACCGGCG encodes the following:
- a CDS encoding ABC transporter ATP-binding protein, with product MPESGSGRGDQLLTVDGVRVSIGGGRTEAVHGVSFEVRRGEAVGIVGESGSGKTLVCRSVLGVLAPGCSVTGGTIDFAGTSLVGLPRRAWEQLRGTRISAVFQDPASYLNPSQTVGHQLAEQLRVKVGKPRREARTAAVALFDAMGLHEPERVYHQYPHELSGGMLQRVVLAIAVSGEPELLVADEATTALDVTIQAEVLELLARLRDERGLAVLAVSHDLAVIAELCDRVLVFYAGELVETGPTAEVLDSPRHPYTEALLRVASVGDWDRRTLDVIDGEPPPVGAEIRGCRFADRCAFAAPECGSGPVPLTEQAPGRAVRCVRAGEIALSGAGATGAGAAV
- a CDS encoding ABC transporter permease, producing MTRKAATRKAAGPLRRAVRLRSTKIALAILGVVVVLGFAGGALAPSDPLAQDTSNLLAGPSGAHWLGTDYLGRDVLSRLMDATGRSVVGAAEAVAVAFLLGVPTGLGSVVFGRVFEWVAQRLVDAVMTLPYIIFAIAVTGIIGNGRDQAMLAIGVLLAPLFFRVTRAAALGFTRAQYVEVAELLGASRGWIIRTHIWSKVLPTVAVTTAQLSAAALLAVSSLSFLGIGVKPPAPTWGGMLSSDLGFLAQQPWAPALPALAIMLTAGSLNAIADAIRDTTGIAVDPIGRRAPRPEAVPAGTGATAVPGAPGAAIPEQEERVHA
- a CDS encoding ABC transporter permease, which produces MTTLEISPAVEPAGAAADPPAGRRAGWGRALARPLRSALSVGIPVVLLSTFITYAMGALSDTNPAAQVLGETATPADIDRMNHYFGLDRPFLVQYVSWLGHALTGDLGRSYFTTLPVTDSISQALPVNVSIALLSVLLAVLIGGALGIGAALSSGGWFDRAVTMLCSAVATVPPFVIGIGLIVLFAVTVPILPSGGYVPFTEDPGQWLRFAILPGFALSVEAAAGLARQLRTSLVGELRANYVIGADVRGLTRRRVVFGHALRNAAGPALTLLGYYIPQVIGAMVVAEAVFNLPGLGKLGLEAASRGDIPVIQGVLITMIGLVVVCNLLVNAALLRLTPHAKRQEQ